One window from the genome of Acidobacteriota bacterium encodes:
- a CDS encoding anti-sigma factor: MSHQAQDRLFELMATQATEGLGLAESSELARLLEDHSEIRPEEFELAAAAIDEAMAGPIQEMPAQLAAKVRNDSQSFFAERPRPAVEDPPATRVSWGPWLVAAAGLLLAILGWWPRTAPVVPSPTTAEIRSNLLRDSPDAQQIAWTATEDLAARGAEGDVVWSSALQQGFMRIRGLEVNDPGQVQYQLWIFDKTRDERYPVDGGVFDIPAGASEVVIPIASKLQVNEPFLFAITVEPPGGVVVSSRERIVLTAAV; encoded by the coding sequence ATGAGCCACCAGGCCCAAGATCGCCTCTTCGAGCTGATGGCGACCCAAGCCACCGAAGGACTGGGCCTCGCCGAGAGCAGCGAGCTGGCCCGGCTCCTCGAGGACCACTCCGAGATTCGTCCCGAGGAGTTCGAGCTGGCGGCGGCGGCGATCGACGAAGCCATGGCCGGCCCGATCCAAGAGATGCCGGCGCAGCTCGCCGCCAAGGTGCGCAACGACTCCCAGTCCTTCTTCGCCGAGCGGCCACGGCCGGCCGTCGAAGATCCGCCCGCGACGCGGGTCTCCTGGGGACCTTGGCTGGTGGCGGCGGCGGGTCTGCTGCTGGCGATCCTCGGCTGGTGGCCGCGGACCGCTCCGGTGGTCCCCTCGCCCACCACGGCGGAGATCCGCAGCAACCTGCTCCGCGATTCGCCGGACGCACAGCAGATCGCCTGGACCGCTACCGAGGACCTCGCCGCTCGCGGTGCCGAGGGCGACGTCGTCTGGAGCTCGGCGCTGCAGCAAGGGTTCATGCGCATTCGCGGCCTCGAGGTCAACGATCCCGGCCAGGTTCAGTACCAGCTGTGGATCTTCGACAAGACCCGAGACGAGCGTTATCCGGTGGATGGAGGAGTCTTCGACATCCCCGCCGGTGCCTCCGAAGTGGTGATCCCGATCGCTTCCAAGCTGCAGGTCAACGAGCCCTTCCTGTTCGCCATCACCGTCGAGCCGCCTGGCGGCGTGGTGGTTTCGAGCCGGGAGCGCATCGTGCTGACGGCGGCGGTCTAG